One window from the genome of Toxotes jaculatrix isolate fToxJac2 chromosome 17, fToxJac2.pri, whole genome shotgun sequence encodes:
- the tp53i3 gene encoding quinone oxidoreductase PIG3, with amino-acid sequence MHQILHSGRFLLGNTHQTAWRKCCSSFSKMMQAVCVDVPGGPENLLLRTIPRPQPKDGEVLIKVHATALNRADLLQRRGLYPPPPGETDIIGLEVAGTVDSLGPRLKRGWKPDDRVMALLSGGGYAEYVSVPEELLMLVPTNLTLCQAAAIPEAWLTAFQLLALIAQVKEGEVVLVHAGASGVGTAAVQLVRLFGAVPIVTAGSPEKLKMAEELGAAAGFNYKEESFAQGVHDFTGGKGADVILDCIGGCNWEQNVNCLATDGRWVLYGTMGGRAVEGDLLGKLLSKRGHLLSSLLRSRSLQYKADLVSAFSGRALPHFSDQAVSLRPVIDSTFNLEDIAEAHRHMEANKNTGKIIINVIPQKQETQ; translated from the exons ATGCATCAAATCCTACACTCTGGAAGATTTTTACTGGGAAACACCCACCAGACG GCCTGGCGCAAGTGTTGCTCGAGTTTTTCCAAGATGATGCAGGCAGTGTGTGTTGACGTACCAGGAGGACCAGAGAATTTGCTGCTGCGGACGATCCCCAGACCTCAACCTAAAGATGGAGAAGTCCTGATTAAAGTTCATGCAACTGCCCTCAACAGGGCAGATTTATTACAG CGACGAGGACTGTACCCACCTCCCCCAGGTGAGACTGATATCATAGGCCTGGAGGTTGCTGGGACTGTAGATAGTCTGGGTCCTCGGTTGAAAAGAGGCTGGAAGCCAGATGACCGGGTCATGGCCTTGCTCAGTGGAGGAGGATATGCAGAATATGTTTCAGTGCCTGAAGAGCTTCTCATGCTGGTTCCCACTAATCTCACACTGTGCCAGGCTGCTGCGATCCCAGAGGCCTGGCTCACTGCTTTTCAGCTGCTGGCTCTCATAG CTCAGGTGAAGGAAGGTGAGGTGGTGCTGGTTCATGCTGGTGCCAGCGGAGTCGGAacagctgctgttcagctgGTTCGTCTGTTTGGTGCCGTGCCCATCGTTACTGCGGGGAGCCCAGAGAAGCTAAAGATGGCTGAGGAACTGGGAGCCGCAGCTGGGTTTAACTACAAAGAGGAAAGCTTCGCACAGGGAGTTCATGACTTTACAGGAG GTAAGGGAGCAGACGTCATCCTTGACTGCATTGGTGGATGTAACTGGGAGCAAAATGTGAACTGCTTAGCCACTGATGGCAGGTGGGTGCTGTACGGCACCATGGGTGGCAGGGCAGTAGAGGGAGATCTTCTGGGCAAACTGCTCTCCAAGCGCGGACACTTGCTCAGCAGCCTCCTCCGCTCCCGCAGCCTTCAG TACAAAGCCGACCTGGTCAGCGCGTTTTCAGGCAGAGCTTTACCGCATTTCTCAGACCAGGCAGTTTCCTTGAGGCCAGTGATTGACAGCACATTCAACCTGGAGGACATCGCTGAGGCTCATAGGCACATGGAGGCCAATAAGAACACGGGGAAGAT